From one Candoia aspera isolate rCanAsp1 chromosome 17, rCanAsp1.hap2, whole genome shotgun sequence genomic stretch:
- the LOC134506843 gene encoding microtubule-associated proteins 1A/1B light chain 3C-like: MAKDLSRASRWNSEATVDQKQLQLRGPVILERYPKEKMLPALNKIKFLVPQDFTMGQFVTIIRNRMALGSTQALYFLVDGNHSLVNMSCTMANIYITYKDEDGFLYITYASQEMFG; the protein is encoded by the exons ATGGCAAAAGACCTCTCTCGGGCGAGCCGGTGGAACAGCGAGGCGACCGTAGACCAGAAGCAGCTGCAGCTTCGAGGGCCG GTAATCCTGGAGCGCTATCCTAAGGAGAAAATGTTGCCAGCCTTAAACAAGATTAAATTTTTAGTCCCCCAAGACTTCACCATGGGCCAGTTTGTAACCATCATCCG CAACAGGATGGCCCTCGGATCCACGCAGGCGCTCTACTTCCTTGTGGACGGCAACCACAGCCTCGTGAACATGTCCTGCACCATGGCCAACATCTACATCACGTACAAAGATGAGGACGGCTTCCTTTACATCACCTACGCCTCCCAGGAGATGTTTGGATGA
- the ZBTB3 gene encoding zinc finger and BTB domain-containing protein 3: protein MEFPDHSKNLLQRLWEQKHEGFLCDCTVLVGSTQFLAHRAVLASCSAFFQMFYKERLDKRDLVSINNEIVTAPAFGLLLEFMYKGSLSFGDMPVEDILAAASYLHMNDIVKVCKKKLQARALAEADSTKKEECLLHLPKAQPLSLPPPHACDLEKSKKEGWKAGEKMAPEEPLASTLDVADTTQPGMEAPSSARPLPQPPIADVSLSSPSSSTETLLYGCFPAGTGAEGPPSLDPPPERYAEQRGPFGPKQPTQSSVKVKVEAIVISDEEPDGAEQLEAPTPELRLENIFQKAGGEVGLGGGCGRHPDSFEEPGGMDEVSSESGFLPQDHVPYHMIHMPGGQAFSALVTPPLHEQMYLQDYESHSSFGLFTEDVPTCKTCGKTFSCSYTLRRHATVHTRERPYECRYCMRSYTQSGDLYRHIRKAHNEDLAVKRCKHDVENPS, encoded by the coding sequence ATGGAGTTCCCCGATCACAGCAAGAACTTACTACAAAGGCTTTGGGAACAGAAACATGAAGGTTTTCTTTGTGACTGCACGGTCCTGGTGGGCAGCACGCAGTTCCTCGCCCACCGGGCGGTCCTCGCCTCCTGCAGTgcctttttccagatgttttacaAGGAGCGGCTGGATAAGCGTGACTTGGTCTCCATCAACAACGAGATCGTCACGGCCCCGGCCTTCGGGCTCCTGCTGGAGTTCATGTATAAAGGCAGCCTCTCGTTCGGCGACATGCCGGTGGAGGACATCTTGGCAGCGGCCAGTTACTTGCACATGAATGACATCGTCAAGGTGTGCAAGAAGAAGCTGCAGGCTCGGGCCTTGGCCGAAGCGGACAGCACGAAGAAGGAGGAGTGCCTGCTTCATCTCCCCAAAGCCCAGCCCTTATCCTTGCCCCCTCCACACGCCTGCGACCtggagaaaagcaaaaaagaaggcTGGAAAGCCGGGGAGAAAATGGCGCCCGAGGAACCGTTGGCCTCCACTTTGGACGTCGCGGACACCACGCAGCCAGGCATGGAGGCCCCTTCTTCCGCTCGGCCTCTTCCACAACCTCCTATCGCTGACGTCTCCCTGTCGAGCCCCAGCAGCTCCACCGAAACCCTGTTGTACGGCTGTTTTCCTGCCGGGACTGGGGCTGAAGGGCCACCCAGCCTGGATCCCCCTCCGGAGAGGTATGCTGAACAGCGGGGCCCATTTGGGCCCAAGCAGCCAACCCAGTCCTCCGTCAAGGTCAAGGTGGAAGCCATCGTGATCTCGGACGAGGAGCCCGATGGGGCTGAGCAGCTGGAAGCACCCACCCCAGAGCTGAGGCTAGAAAATATCTTCCAGAAAGCTGGTGGGGAGGTGGGCTTGGGGGGAGGCTGCGGACGCCACCCGGACAGTTTTGAGGAGCCCGGCGGGATGGACGAGGTCTCTTCGGAGAGCGGCTTCCTGCCCCAAGACCACGTCCCGTACCACATGATCCACATGCCCGGCGGACAAGCCTTCTCTGCCCTGGTGACTCCCCCCTTGCACGAACAGATGTACTTGCAGGATTACGAGTCCCACTCCAGCTTTGGCCTTTTCACCGAGGACGTGCCCACGTGCAAGACGTGTGGGAAAACCTTCTCCTGCTCCTACACGCTGCGGCGCCACGCGACCGTCCACACCCGGGAACGCCCGTACGAATGTCGCTACTGCATGAGGAGTTACACTCAGTCCGGAGACCTTTACCGGCATATCCGGAAGGCCCACAACGAAGACCTGGCGGTGAAACGCTGCAAACATGATGTGGAGAATCCTTCCTAG